In one window of Mercurialis annua linkage group LG4, ddMerAnnu1.2, whole genome shotgun sequence DNA:
- the LOC126676908 gene encoding uncharacterized protein LOC126676908, which yields MSPAAATVDVHCPVTFNSSSSLQNSKNQNPNYDHQERPIKPPIFGNPSEFNANDAPTGTRTGPRPRPRMVKLRKQLNGRSRGVSGEFGSEFNPFKLGVQSCSVDSDYKNSENGFVAENFKLKNDAGFVFGATSSSSSSGKSSGSVLNFTGNENLDSGKRVFDLNVEALSNVESENLGFVFEDEKKKENVKKNEGASGLEVESEKLYSAGSVFGAKERDSSEKSEDCRLDSGFHFTGEVNLDAEVKHGKDYFAGFEFRADKRCAGSDFNFEKESSGIAARLDSNNGGFLFGASKIDSRKDMGVSDSGFAFGANWFSPDDKESGESLKTSGDSETRKLYVEGDITSGVNADALKFDINRTGNWKEDNDKVPCAFATISGESCCSGECLAKDRDDEVKSSNEPFVSYNNSPEVQTNKESIIDPDINLYDEMKNLNIHGFKNVGADESKKSSTDGDPLFVFRSVESDRPCTNGISGPDSQENVRISEAPSKVWAGKDSIKSNSASISEGLEVPFTDFESPKWDPSSLKASLFPELNKKTEFSIKGRSKKGKKSKMMTGKLKQSSQHKQHQEQHQVENETSASDALNSLGCYSPMDFSPYEETVDRGDQQNPESSEHHFGKCSVGDTPGKVFGFKMSYSGSYTGQVFGSNGAGVTSEDAFTLSSEKSHEIPFGFASGLEEIHGREFSFSASSSSPKTSPKSASAIKRVYRKKIRRKVVGERFVAAAKPHAKGQEGDLSASQGTFRNNAEAKDQVKQGSTSSPNPIQEACETWRLRGNQSYKAGDLSKAEDFYTRGINSVPPSEALGSCLKPLVICYSNRAASRMSLGNLREALKDCAMAAALDPRFLKVQMRAANCHLSLGETEKAQKYYNKCLESGTGVCLDRRITVEAADGLQKCQKVAEHMDQSAKLLDKRTSDAASSALDLIAEALSISPYSESLLEMKAESMFVLHRFEEAIQLCEQTLHAAEKNFTSSSSDDQSVNKDGPQTGSYSFARMWRLRLISKSYFYMGKLEVALDLLEKLEQMGSMPDKYACKILESSISLAVTIRALLHYKSAGNEAVQSGRYTEALEHYTAAISSNIESRPFAAICFCNRAAAHQALNQIADAIADCSLAIALDGNYSKAVSRRATLHEMIRDYGQAASDLQRLISILENTPEGKSRQSGTPSKSASKTKELRQAQRRLSSMEEDAKKAIPLDLYHILGVKQSDTVADIKKAYRKAALRHHPDKAGQFLARSESRDEGRLWKDIVQEVHMDADRLFKMIGEAYAVLSDPTKRAEYDLDEEIRKADGDHPPRRPSDGYSYSYQRNDHGRNWQDTWRTYGHSRSRW from the exons ATGTCTCCGGCAGCAGCAACAGTCGATGTTCACTGTCCAGTAACATTCAATTCATCATCATCTCTCCAGAACTCTAAgaatcaaaaccctaattatgATCATCAGGAGAGACCAATAAAACCCCCAATTTTTGGGAACCCAAGTGAATTCAATGCTAATGATGCACCCACTGGGACACGAACCGGTCCCCGGCCCCGCCCGAGAATGGTGAAGTTGAGAAAGCAGTTGAATGGGAGGTCCAGAGGAGTATCAGGTGAGTTTGGGTCGGAGTTTAATCCCTTCAAATTAGGTGTTCAGAGTTGTAGTGTTGATAGTGATTATAAGAATAGTGAAAATGGGTTTGTAGCTGAgaattttaagttaaaaaatgatgCGGGTTTTGTTTTTGGTGCTACTAGTAGTAGCAGTAGTAGCGGTAAAAGTAGTGGTTCTGTGTTGAACTTTACTGGTAATGAGAATTTGGATTCTGGGAAGAGAGTGTTTGATCTAAATGTGGAAGCTTTGAGTAATGTGGAGTCTGAGaatcttggttttgtttttgaggatgagaagaagaaggaaaatgttaaaaaaaacgAGGGAGCATCGGGTTTGGAAGTAGAAAGCGAGAAGCTTTATAGTGCAGGTTCTGTATTTGGGGCAAAGGAGAGGGATTCTAGTGAAAAATCAGAAGACTGCAGATTGGATTCGGGTTTTCATTTTACGGGAGAGGTGAATTTAGATGCTGAAGTTAAGCATGGGAAGGATTATTTTGCTGGTTTTGAGTTTAGAGCTGATAAAAGATGTGCAGGTTCGGATTTTAATTTTGAGAAAGAGTCTAGTGGCATTGCAGCAAGATTAGATTCTAATAATGGTGGTTTCCTATTTGGTGCTTCTAAGATTGATTCCAGAAAAGATATGGGTGTCTCTGATTCCGGTTTTGCATTTGGTGCCAATTGGTTCAGTCCGGATGACAAAGAATCTGGCGAAAGTCTTAAAACTTCTGGTGATAGCGAAACCAGGAAATTATATGTTGAGGGCGATATTACGAGTGGTGTCAATGCCGATGCGctaaaatttgatattaatagaACTGGGAACTGGAAAGAGGATAATGATAAGGTTCCCTGTGCATTTGCTACGATCAGTGGTGAAAGTTGCTGTTCAGGAGAATGCTTGGCTAAAGACCGCGATGATGAGGTCAAATCAAGCAATGAACCTTTTGTAAGCTATAACAACTCGCCTGAGGTTCAAACCAATAAGGAATCCATCATAGATCCTGATATCAATCTATATGATGAGATGAAAAATTTGAACATACATGGTTTTAAGAATGTTGGTGCAGATGAATCAAAGAAGTCATCTACAGATGGTGATCCTTTGTTTGTGTTTAGAAGTGTGGAAAGTGATCGACCCTGTACTAATGGAATTTCGGGTCCTGACTCCCAAGAGAATGTAAGGATTTCTGAAGCACCTTCTAAAGTTTGGGCTGGAAAGGATAGTATTAAAAGTAATTCTGCAAGCATCTCAGAAGGGCTAGAAGTTCCATTTACAGACTTTGAATCACCAAAATGGGATCCTTCTTCTTTAAAAGCAAGTCTTTTTCccgaattaaataaaaaaaccgaATTTAGCATAAAGGGTAGatcaaaaaaggggaaaaaatcaaaaatgatgaCTGGAAAATTAAAGCAATCGTCTCAACATAAGCAACATCAAGAGCAACACCAAGTGGAAAATGAAACAAGTGCTAGTGATGCTCTAAATTCCTTAGGATGTTACTCACCCATGGATTTTTCACCTTACGAGGAGACTGTTGACAGAGGTGATCAGCAGAATCCAGAAAGTTCTGAGCATCATTTTGGAAAGTGTTCTGTTGGTGATACTCCTGGAAAAGTGTTTGGTTTTAAAATGTCATACTCTGGTAGTTACACTGGTCAGGTATTTGGTAGCAATGGTGCTGGTGTTACTTCTGAAGATGCATTCACCTTAAGTTCTGAAAAAAGCCATGAAATaccatttggttttgcttcaggTTTGGAAGAAATACATGGAAGAGAATTTTCCTTCTCCGCATCATCCTCTTCACCAAAAACTTCACCAAAAAGTGCATCTGCAATAAAACGTGTGtacagaaaaaaaattaggagGAAAGTTGTGGGTGAAAGGTTTGTTGCTGCTGCAAAGCCACATGCTAAG GGTCAAGAAGGAGATTTGTCTGCTTCACAAGGAACATTCAGGAATAATGCTGAAGCAAAAGATCAAGTGAAGCAAGGTTCTACTTCATCCCCTAATCCAATTCAGGAAGCATGTGAGACATGGCGACTCAG GGGAAATCAATCTTACAAAGCTGGAGATCTGTCAAAAGCTGAAGATTTTTACACACGTGGCATAAACTCTGTTCCTCCTAGTGAGGCATTAGGATCCTGTCTCAAGCCTCTTGTTATTTGCTACAGCAATCGGGCTGCAAGTCGGATGTCTCTTGGAAACCTAAGGGAAGCTTTAAAGGATTGTGCAATGGCTGCTGCTCTAGACCCTAGATTTCTCAAAGTTCAAATGAGGGCTGCTAA tTGTCATCTTTCACTTGGGGAAACTGAAAAGGCACAGAAATATTATAATAAGTGCTTGGAATCTGGGACTGGTGTGTGTTTGGATCGACGAATCACAGTAGAGGCTGCTGATGGTCTACAAAAATGCCAG AAAGTGGCCGAGCATATGGATCAGTCTGCTAAACTTTTGGATAAAAGGACATCTGATGCAGCTTCTAGTGCTTTAGATTTAATTGCTGAGGCCTTGTCAATTAGTCCATATTCAGAAAGTTTACTCGAAATGAAAGCAGAGTCTATGTTTGTG TTACACAGGTTTGAAGAGGCAATTCAGCTGTGTGAACAGACTCTGCATGCGGCTGAAAAGAATTTCACTTCGTCTAGCTCCGATGACCAGTCTGTTAACAAAGATGGTCCTCAAACTGGGAGTTATTCATTTGCAAGGATGTGGAGGTTGCGCTTAATATCAAAGTCTTACTTTTATATGGGAAAGCTTGAAGTGGCTCTTGATTTGCTTGAGAAGTTGGAGCAGATGGGATCTATGCCTGACAA GTATGCATGTAAGATCCTGGAATCGTCCATATCGTTGGCAGTGACAATACGTGCTCTTTTGCATTACAAG AGTGCAGGCAATGAAGCTGTTCAGTCAGGGAGATATACAGAAGCATTAGAGCATTACACTGCTGCTATATCAAGTAATATTGAATCACGTCCTTTCGCAGCCATCTGTTTTTGCAACCGAGCTGCAGCACATCAAGCCTTGAACCAAATTGCTGATGCTATTGCTGATTGCAGTTTAGCCATAGCTCTTGATGGAAATTACTCCAAG GCAGTTTCTAGGAGAGCCACCTTGCATGAGATGATTAGAGACTACGGGCAAGCAGCTAGTGATCTTCAAAGACTGATTAGCATTCTTGAAAATACACCTGAAGGAAAGAGTAGACAGTCTGGCACACCCAGTAAATCTGCCAGCAAAACGAAAGAATTAAGGCAAGCTCAGCGACGCTTATCCTCAATGGAGGAGGACGCGAAGAAAGCAATACCGTTGGATTTATACCATATCTT GGGGGTTAAACAATCTGACACGGTAGCTGATATAAAAAAGGCATACCGTAAAGCAGCACTCAGACATCATCCAGACAAG GCTGGTCAGTTCCTTGCAAGAAGTGAGAGTAGAGACGAGGGGCGACTTTGGAAGGATATTGTCCAGGAGGTACATATGGATGCCGACAGATTATTTAAAATGATTGGAGAAGCATACGCAGTGCTCTCAGACCCCACTAAG CGTGCAGAATATGACCTTGATGAGGAAATTAGAAAAGCGGATGGAGATCACCCTCCCAGAAGACCATCAGATGGTTACAGCTATTCATACCAGAGGAATGATCATGGAAGAAATTGGCAGGATACTTGGAGGACATACGGTCATTCCCGTTCTCGCTGGTAA